Proteins encoded together in one Impatiens glandulifera chromosome 1, dImpGla2.1, whole genome shotgun sequence window:
- the LOC124937717 gene encoding B3 domain-containing protein REM22-like encodes MAISSVWKEEHFPIELHNRSIYEFIKVYLPDQSRQRLLFPPEFSKHLKWNIPTKIILQDLNGKQWHMNVEQTENGVWFGHGWDKFVTDCHLQPGNFLVFQYDGISLFHVKIYRNDFCLEIECPNQETLAVAQVKIKKEETICPEPIAQLQWKVIDPPLRAVKVEGISKTVKQGKSKGGVILSPTSLYFTCVPRPLACVAWLPTRVVREIGTKFRPYMLFRDQVGEISRVNVIGRFKGRLGFGKGWKEFCERHPLEINEEYMLQFSLCNKGELRKVVDVRVQGIGS; translated from the exons atggCGATATCTTCTGTTTGGAAAGAAGAACATTTTCCCATAGAGCTTCATAATAGATCCATTTATGAGTTTATCAAGGTATATTTGCCTGATCAGAGTCGTCAACGCCTG CTTTTCCCACCAGAATTTTCCAAACATCTCAAATGGAACATACCCACCAAGATTATTCTTCAAGATCTTAATGGAAAACAATGGCATATGAATGTTGAACAAACTGAAAATGGTGTTTGGTTTGGACATGGCTGGGATAAATTTGTAACTGATTGTCACCTTCAGCCTGGAAACTTCCTTGTTTTTCAGTATGATGGGATCTCTTTATTCCACGTCAAGATTTACCGTAATGATTTTTGTTTGGAAATCGAATGCCCAAATCAAGAAACTTTAGCTGTTGCtcaagttaaaattaaaaaagaagagaCTATTTGTCCTGAGCCTATCGCTCAACTACAATGGAAGGTAATAGATCCTCCACTAAGGGCAGTAAAAGTTGAAG GCATTAGTAAGACTGTTAAACAGGGGAAGTCGAAAGGAGGTGTCATTCTATCGCCCACTAGTCTCTATTTTACTTGTGTTCCACGACCCTTAGCTTGTGTCGCG TGGTTACCTACAAGGGTTGTGAGGGAGATTGGGACTAAGTTTAGGCCATATATGTTGTTTCGCGATCAAGTTGGTGAAATTTCTCGGGTGAATGTTATAGGAAGATTTAAAGGTCGATTGGGTTTCGGAAAGGGATGGAAAGAATTTTGTGAAAGGCATCCTTTGGAGATTAACGAAGAGTATATGTTGCAGTTTTCTTTGTGCAACAAAGGTGAATTGAGAAAAGTTGTTGATGTTCGAGTTCAGGGAATAGGATCATaa